Proteins from a genomic interval of Sphingobacterium lactis:
- a CDS encoding fimbrillin family protein: MKNTLIKIILLSVLFYSCEKESSLNNGEGEAQLNFTISTDYDYSELEKSDGKIADASRKTSSDKSIVDRQTFQFSEDIFVTTELSLSKVNNKNNSINTSVKNLSQDSKQAVVIKEPLKNKSKYKILVYLNNVYVTEKDFIHGSETTSTPIQLDAGKKYTFVAYSVNSESELPAPLNKELLTTASLAGAKGDLVYTKSDLQLVAGNNNLKLNLKHLFSELTIVASTGSFGGKIESVSGIKFSTSRISSNLKLSDGSLTYNANTEDKIITFPESSFNLAKAISNPGIIISPTVTNGRITIEKLKINGLIKPLTIENLPIEPGKKYNLNITVNAPCTQEVNIQNFNLSNGESKTFTAPPSYYGFIFDVHYLDNSLNLVINGQPLLRRNFWEERYENTGWIIPNWQWVQKVYRTEAYDFQFVDLHTDVPPLVQNIRFKSDGKRWGIKYNGSTTPEIPEIYFVKGDKDHPIFRIHIQQDGIIKLYASRKDYGPLEEVEVWTEKRGPIYNNDFKTSIRYYYQAFLNTNVVWNKTTNNTVVATQVNSGPTNMIGRAYGRQRINCAN; the protein is encoded by the coding sequence ATGAAAAATACACTAATAAAAATTATTCTTCTATCAGTTCTTTTTTATTCATGTGAAAAAGAGTCATCACTTAATAACGGCGAAGGTGAAGCTCAATTAAATTTCACAATATCAACGGACTATGACTATTCCGAGTTAGAGAAATCGGACGGCAAAATTGCTGATGCTTCAAGAAAAACAAGCAGTGATAAATCTATTGTTGACAGGCAAACATTTCAATTTTCCGAGGATATTTTTGTTACGACTGAACTATCCTTATCAAAAGTGAATAATAAAAATAATTCTATCAACACTTCTGTAAAAAATCTCTCTCAAGATTCAAAACAGGCAGTAGTAATTAAAGAACCCCTTAAAAATAAAAGTAAGTATAAAATCTTAGTTTACTTGAATAATGTATATGTAACAGAAAAAGATTTTATTCATGGATCTGAAACGACATCTACACCAATTCAACTTGATGCAGGGAAAAAGTATACATTTGTAGCATATTCTGTTAATAGTGAATCGGAACTACCTGCCCCTTTAAATAAAGAGTTGTTAACCACTGCAAGTTTAGCTGGTGCGAAAGGAGATTTAGTTTATACTAAATCAGATCTCCAATTAGTTGCAGGTAACAATAATTTAAAACTCAATCTTAAACATTTATTTAGTGAATTGACAATTGTTGCGTCAACAGGTAGTTTTGGAGGTAAAATTGAATCGGTAAGTGGAATAAAATTTTCTACATCCCGAATATCTTCGAATTTAAAATTATCTGACGGGTCACTCACTTACAATGCCAATACTGAGGATAAGATTATAACTTTTCCTGAAAGCTCATTTAATTTAGCAAAAGCAATCAGTAATCCAGGTATTATTATATCCCCAACCGTAACTAATGGAAGGATAACTATTGAAAAACTGAAAATTAATGGATTAATAAAGCCTTTAACAATTGAGAATTTACCAATAGAGCCGGGGAAAAAGTACAATTTAAATATTACTGTCAATGCACCTTGCACACAAGAAGTAAATATTCAAAATTTTAACTTAAGTAATGGTGAGTCCAAGACTTTTACTGCGCCCCCTTCCTACTATGGATTTATATTTGATGTTCATTATTTAGATAACTCTTTAAATTTAGTAATTAATGGACAACCATTGTTGAGAAGAAACTTTTGGGAAGAACGATATGAAAATACCGGGTGGATAATTCCGAATTGGCAATGGGTGCAGAAAGTTTATAGAACAGAAGCATATGACTTTCAATTTGTCGATCTACATACTGACGTACCTCCTTTAGTTCAAAATATACGGTTTAAAAGTGACGGTAAGAGATGGGGTATAAAATATAATGGCAGCACCACTCCAGAAATCCCGGAGATATATTTTGTAAAGGGAGATAAGGACCATCCAATTTTTAGAATACATATTCAGCAAGATGGTATAATAAAATTATATGCAAGCAGAAAAGATTATGGCCCTCTTGAAGAAGTTGAAGTTTGGACTGAAAAAAGAGGCCCAATTTACAATAATGACTTTAAAACGAGTATAAGGTATTATTATCAGGCATTTTTAAATACGAATGTAGTTTGGAATAAAACAACTAATAATACAGTTGTAGCTACACAAGTGAATTCAGGACCAACCAATATGATTGGTAGGGCGTATGGTAGACAGAGAATTAATTGTGCTAATTAG
- a CDS encoding SGNH/GDSL hydrolase family protein → MATVKFWQEMAKASTVNGVDKMMLGKNETGETLYIDFDQAKEYLEITGELIDPVSPGTLADPANLPPAPAGQKRKFEPEPGYYTDGTTTFNVDSTKRYYFYWNGTTWSLKDMGALPTESKAQVIEVGNQLAPTSDAVAKEDYLNKSKVKVEVISVNKFNKNTAIKGKYLSNDQIITTNPNTYISADISVVGNASKKLTISGLPTVRNSYSYQFINESGSVVEYGFIPESAGEHATISYTSSTITGFRITVFSNKSGETNNLNSIQVEFGDTKTAYSQYKASATSLYDLEIQSTYAKKVATEPVFNNDITSKAYVDITMQGVVGYDLFRDSAFLFDLNNSEYEFIYSQGTPTTSSIGYIRPISKTGKLNKIGFYIGRNVNTAGVITATIGTVPSLGAFGVNAVTFLGSFTIQSSELPASGVVFKEISLPTSLNVNSGQNLVVLFDTPTAIPVFKNTASSPYSILYKTTGNPNQWSYGYRKSSGIYLAYENADTKQSLNAMVDNKVTDLQDTFKGLKIVTIGDSITYHANSWARQLFSKYGTDYINLAISGAKFMDYPDTVIDLNDNISFDSRNNTALNQLLRLAKKLTPVGQQISITNPFRGETFTVPTEFGVGTGEFTQPDLIVVAMGTNDTVYATKDELFNILSTPLNELDRTANMVTGMRFFTEYLMALCPNAQIIFSTPIQASWMGNRRYEVTRHKRDRIVENCGYYSIPVIDSFNESGISEKFEVQSSQGRYLSDGLHPDANGKKLMADFLGKRIKNILFN, encoded by the coding sequence ATGGCTACAGTTAAATTTTGGCAGGAAATGGCGAAAGCGTCCACCGTAAATGGAGTGGACAAAATGATGTTGGGCAAGAACGAAACAGGGGAAACGCTGTATATCGACTTTGACCAAGCAAAGGAGTATTTAGAGATAACAGGAGAGCTTATTGACCCAGTTTCACCTGGGACACTTGCAGATCCGGCAAATTTACCTCCAGCTCCTGCGGGACAAAAACGAAAGTTTGAACCTGAACCGGGTTATTATACCGATGGAACAACTACTTTCAATGTAGATTCTACAAAAAGATATTATTTCTATTGGAACGGCACTACCTGGTCCCTTAAGGACATGGGGGCTTTGCCGACGGAATCGAAGGCGCAGGTCATCGAGGTGGGGAATCAGTTAGCTCCTACGAGTGATGCAGTGGCTAAAGAGGACTACCTGAATAAATCCAAGGTAAAGGTTGAGGTAATTTCAGTCAACAAGTTCAATAAGAACACGGCCATTAAGGGCAAGTATTTGAGCAACGACCAGATAATTACAACCAATCCGAACACATATATTTCTGCTGACATTAGTGTCGTTGGTAATGCGTCCAAGAAACTTACAATTTCAGGATTGCCCACGGTAAGGAATTCTTATAGTTATCAATTCATCAATGAATCTGGATCTGTTGTTGAATACGGTTTTATTCCTGAAAGCGCAGGTGAGCATGCTACGATATCCTACACATCATCGACTATCACCGGATTTAGGATTACTGTATTCTCAAATAAATCGGGAGAGACAAACAACCTCAATTCAATTCAGGTTGAATTTGGAGACACCAAAACAGCTTATTCGCAATATAAAGCCAGTGCTACTTCACTGTATGACCTTGAAATACAATCCACTTACGCCAAAAAAGTGGCTACTGAACCTGTATTCAACAATGATATTACTTCAAAGGCTTATGTAGACATTACGATGCAGGGTGTTGTTGGATATGACCTATTTAGGGATTCAGCATTCCTGTTCGACCTAAATAATTCGGAGTACGAGTTCATTTATTCGCAGGGCACACCGACCACATCATCCATTGGCTACATCAGACCTATAAGTAAGACCGGGAAGCTGAATAAAATAGGATTCTACATAGGTAGAAATGTAAATACCGCCGGTGTAATCACTGCAACAATTGGCACGGTGCCATCCTTGGGAGCGTTCGGTGTTAATGCGGTTACATTCTTGGGTAGCTTCACCATTCAATCCAGCGAATTGCCGGCATCTGGTGTTGTATTCAAAGAAATATCATTACCAACTTCATTGAATGTAAATTCAGGTCAGAACCTTGTTGTGCTGTTTGATACACCAACAGCAATTCCCGTATTTAAGAATACAGCTTCCTCTCCTTATTCTATCCTTTACAAGACGACGGGGAATCCGAATCAGTGGAGCTACGGCTATAGGAAGTCATCCGGGATATACCTTGCCTATGAGAATGCTGATACCAAGCAGTCGCTTAATGCAATGGTGGACAATAAGGTTACAGACCTACAGGATACATTCAAGGGATTGAAAATAGTTACCATAGGTGATAGCATTACATATCACGCTAATAGTTGGGCGAGGCAGTTATTTTCTAAGTATGGAACGGATTACATAAATCTCGCAATTAGCGGGGCAAAATTTATGGACTATCCCGATACCGTAATAGACCTGAACGATAACATATCATTCGATAGCAGGAACAATACCGCACTAAATCAGCTATTGAGATTGGCAAAAAAATTAACACCTGTGGGTCAACAAATTTCTATAACCAATCCATTCCGAGGAGAAACATTTACAGTTCCTACAGAATTCGGTGTCGGAACGGGGGAGTTTACACAGCCTGACCTTATTGTCGTGGCTATGGGTACAAATGATACAGTATATGCCACCAAGGACGAATTGTTCAATATCCTATCAACTCCTTTAAATGAGTTGGATAGGACAGCTAACATGGTAACCGGAATGAGATTCTTTACTGAATACCTAATGGCTCTATGTCCGAATGCTCAAATTATCTTCTCCACACCTATTCAGGCATCATGGATGGGAAACAGAAGATACGAGGTAACAAGACACAAACGGGATAGGATTGTCGAGAATTGCGGTTACTATTCCATTCCGGTAATTGATTCATTCAATGAGAGTGGTATTTCCGAAAAATTTGAAGTTCAAAGCTCACAGGGAAGGTATTTGTCCGACGGACTTCACCCGGACGCAAACGGCAAGAAGCTAATGGCGGATTTCTTGGGAAAAAGGATCAAGAATATATTGTTCAATTAA
- a CDS encoding phage major capsid protein → MAELTEEEVKKAAQENIEKIAKDAAEKTAEEKANEAVEKSLKDKGFVTKEDAEKSAEEAVKKALDAKTAEDNKRFDTLSAQIKKASQIEPVEKVNKSFNEYLAEAIEENKEAIQNFKKGSPELTIAMKAVGDMSIANNFPNATPFVQDVRTGLITVPQNRVWLSDIIPGGSSTGNSILYPKENGGEGAVGLWTNPAVDKPQVDYDLTSQSAFFKWIAGYVIIEREMLDDIAWLQSYLQSKLLISYKTAENNFILNGSTDTNPVTGMLTAATAYNGTFTNAVDRVIDAGWGQIVETTHEFYNPTHTILNPRAAVSLGLNKATGSGEYDLPNGSVAFSNGKLSVGGLDVVTTTGLPATDFLTFDRNALAYVTRMAPELRMFEDAALAKRNKIMFRIEGRATLAIFNNNALVTGPLVDPTP, encoded by the coding sequence AAGTAAAAAAGGCGGCACAGGAGAATATCGAAAAGATTGCAAAGGATGCTGCAGAGAAAACGGCAGAAGAAAAAGCGAATGAAGCCGTAGAGAAGTCCTTAAAGGACAAAGGTTTCGTAACCAAAGAAGATGCTGAAAAATCTGCGGAAGAAGCTGTAAAAAAGGCTTTGGATGCTAAAACAGCAGAAGATAATAAACGTTTCGACACATTGTCGGCACAGATCAAGAAAGCGTCACAGATTGAACCAGTGGAGAAAGTAAACAAATCGTTCAACGAATATTTAGCGGAAGCTATCGAGGAAAACAAAGAAGCTATCCAAAACTTTAAAAAGGGTAGTCCAGAATTGACCATCGCCATGAAAGCAGTAGGTGATATGTCAATCGCCAACAACTTCCCTAATGCTACTCCATTTGTACAGGATGTGAGAACAGGTTTGATTACTGTTCCTCAAAACCGTGTTTGGTTATCTGATATCATCCCTGGAGGAAGTTCTACAGGTAACTCAATCCTTTATCCAAAAGAAAATGGCGGTGAGGGTGCAGTAGGTTTATGGACTAATCCAGCTGTTGACAAACCACAGGTTGATTACGATTTGACAAGCCAATCCGCATTCTTCAAATGGATCGCAGGGTATGTTATCATCGAGCGTGAAATGTTGGATGATATCGCATGGTTACAGTCGTACTTACAATCGAAGTTGCTTATTTCCTACAAGACAGCGGAAAACAATTTCATCTTAAACGGTTCTACAGACACAAACCCTGTTACAGGTATGTTGACTGCGGCAACTGCTTATAATGGAACGTTTACCAATGCTGTTGACCGTGTGATCGATGCAGGATGGGGGCAAATCGTTGAGACTACTCACGAATTCTATAATCCTACTCATACAATCCTTAATCCTCGTGCAGCTGTTAGCTTAGGCTTAAACAAAGCAACCGGTTCTGGAGAGTACGATCTACCTAATGGATCAGTAGCATTCAGTAACGGTAAATTATCTGTTGGTGGTTTAGATGTTGTTACTACAACTGGATTGCCTGCAACTGACTTCTTAACATTCGATAGAAACGCTTTAGCTTACGTAACCCGTATGGCTCCAGAGTTGAGAATGTTCGAAGATGCTGCATTGGCAAAACGTAACAAAATCATGTTCCGTATCGAAGGTCGTGCAACATTGGCAATCTTCAACAACAATGCATTGGTAACTGGTCCTTTAGTTGATCCTACACCATAA
- a CDS encoding glycoside hydrolase family 19 protein, translating to MSKERIKEIQRLVGANPDGVIGNETLTKFQCKYGIPSKAMVAHFFGNLDHESGGFSIVEESGMYSAQRLLQIFPKYFTSTAMAKQYQYKPEAIFNITYGGRMGNNSPGDGYKYRGRGYMQTTGKYSYDRLGKYLGVDLLRNPDLVASKYPLESALFYFTDNKLWGLVSDVSEDSIKLIRKRVNGGYNGLDDVRSKVKKYYNLMK from the coding sequence ATGAGTAAGGAGAGGATCAAGGAGATACAGCGATTGGTAGGCGCCAATCCTGACGGAGTGATAGGTAATGAGACCCTGACCAAGTTTCAGTGTAAATACGGAATTCCAAGCAAGGCGATGGTAGCACACTTCTTCGGTAACCTTGACCATGAGAGCGGAGGGTTCAGTATCGTGGAAGAAAGCGGAATGTATTCAGCGCAAAGGTTGCTGCAGATATTTCCCAAGTATTTCACATCGACTGCCATGGCAAAGCAGTACCAGTATAAGCCGGAAGCGATATTCAATATTACCTACGGTGGACGGATGGGGAATAATTCCCCGGGTGATGGGTATAAGTACCGTGGACGTGGATATATGCAGACTACCGGAAAGTACAGTTACGATCGTTTGGGCAAGTATTTGGGTGTGGACCTATTGCGAAATCCCGATTTGGTGGCAAGTAAATACCCGCTTGAAAGTGCGCTGTTTTACTTTACCGACAATAAGTTGTGGGGACTTGTGTCGGATGTAAGCGAGGATAGCATCAAACTGATCCGTAAGCGTGTAAACGGTGGCTACAACGGTCTTGATGATGTCCGGAGCAAGGTTAAGAAGTATTATAATTTGATGAAGTAA
- a CDS encoding DNA cytosine methyltransferase, whose product MVKNPEAVRYIVVDLFCGAGGTTTGFAKAKDKEGNQIAIVAACVNHDHKAIRSHWENHPEVYHFEEDIRTLHLDPLVEIVKTYRKLYPNAKVVLWASLECTNFSKAKGGQSRDADSRTLADHLDRYVIAINPDYVQIENVVEFMSWGPLNENGKPLSMKSGIDWMRWREHIKSFGYRDDWRELNSADFGAYTSRNRLFGCFAKNGLPIVWPEPTHSKTGSNKTNLFGSDLKKWNAVKDLLDFEDEGESIFGRKKPLVENSLKRIYAGLIKEVAGGKASFVVKYNSMNRQGKVAAQSIDNPLPTIACQGRLALAQTSFITKYFSGRPMNKIASVNSPLATITTAANQALVNVEPFVITSSYKGVSKSVDEPVPTILASRKHHYLVNPCFLTKYYGNEKGCESINDPLDTIPTKDRFSLVQAHWLDKQYSGEHNHQSIDQPAGTILTSDKHALMTAKGFIYNPSHGGHTMHIEQPCPTIIARQDKAPLYFIQYSIDTSVRIEIYKDDSETMVKIKEFMAMYGISDIRMRMLKVSELKLIQGFPKDYKLYGNQSDQKKFIGNSVVPHVVQAWAECQGEELLKMVA is encoded by the coding sequence ATGGTTAAGAATCCCGAAGCCGTTAGATACATTGTGGTCGATCTATTCTGTGGAGCTGGGGGTACAACAACAGGATTTGCAAAAGCAAAGGATAAAGAAGGAAATCAAATCGCCATCGTTGCAGCTTGCGTCAACCACGATCACAAAGCTATCCGTAGCCATTGGGAAAACCATCCTGAAGTATATCACTTTGAGGAGGATATCAGAACGCTTCACCTCGATCCCTTGGTTGAAATAGTTAAAACATATAGAAAGCTTTACCCCAATGCAAAAGTTGTTCTTTGGGCTTCTTTGGAATGCACGAATTTCAGTAAGGCTAAAGGAGGTCAATCGAGGGATGCAGATTCCAGGACTTTAGCTGATCACTTAGACAGATATGTAATTGCTATCAATCCGGATTATGTTCAGATTGAAAACGTGGTAGAATTTATGTCTTGGGGTCCACTAAATGAAAATGGAAAACCTTTGAGCATGAAATCGGGCATTGATTGGATGAGATGGAGAGAGCATATCAAGTCATTTGGTTACCGTGATGATTGGCGTGAATTAAATTCAGCTGATTTTGGCGCTTATACTTCCCGTAATAGGTTGTTCGGGTGCTTTGCCAAAAATGGACTGCCTATTGTTTGGCCAGAACCTACACATTCCAAAACAGGATCTAATAAAACAAACCTATTCGGTAGCGATCTGAAGAAATGGAATGCCGTTAAGGACCTATTGGATTTTGAGGATGAAGGAGAAAGCATTTTTGGACGTAAAAAACCATTAGTAGAGAATTCCCTCAAACGTATTTATGCAGGATTGATCAAAGAAGTGGCAGGAGGTAAAGCTTCCTTTGTAGTAAAATATAACTCTATGAACCGACAGGGAAAGGTTGCAGCTCAATCAATAGATAATCCTTTACCCACAATAGCTTGTCAAGGAAGACTAGCTTTGGCTCAGACTTCATTCATTACCAAATACTTTTCAGGTAGACCAATGAATAAGATAGCATCAGTTAACAGCCCATTAGCTACAATTACTACTGCTGCAAATCAAGCGTTGGTAAATGTTGAGCCTTTCGTAATTACATCTTCCTATAAAGGAGTTTCCAAATCGGTCGATGAACCTGTCCCGACAATTTTGGCAAGTAGAAAACATCATTATTTAGTTAATCCTTGTTTCCTGACTAAGTACTATGGTAATGAAAAAGGTTGTGAATCAATTAATGATCCATTAGATACGATACCTACAAAGGATAGGTTTTCGTTAGTTCAGGCACATTGGTTGGATAAACAGTATTCAGGCGAACACAATCATCAATCTATCGATCAGCCGGCAGGCACAATCTTAACATCGGACAAACACGCTTTGATGACTGCAAAAGGGTTTATATACAACCCTTCTCACGGAGGTCATACGATGCATATTGAACAGCCTTGCCCAACAATCATTGCACGACAAGACAAAGCTCCACTTTATTTCATTCAGTATTCAATTGATACAAGCGTGAGGATTGAAATCTATAAAGATGATTCCGAAACCATGGTAAAGATAAAAGAATTTATGGCTATGTACGGTATATCAGATATCCGTATGAGAATGCTAAAAGTTTCTGAATTGAAACTTATTCAGGGGTTTCCAAAAGATTACAAGTTGTACGGTAATCAATCGGATCAGAAGAAATTTATTGGTAACAGTGTAGTTCCTCATGTGGTCCAGGCTTGGGCTGAATGTCAAGGCGAGGAACTTTTAAAAATGGTAGCGTAA
- a CDS encoding helix-turn-helix domain-containing protein, which yields MTPLIYAGLPPRTQKDFRTSTHAISMKIVIRTVANYFHLTYEQVIGKSRVSRIATARHIAWSLLRKEGYTFTEISKVCSVHHTSVMNGIRNIEDQKHINPLINRAYLSLDRKIQKQSSS from the coding sequence ATGACCCCACTAATATACGCAGGACTTCCGCCAAGGACGCAGAAGGACTTTAGGACCAGTACTCACGCCATATCTATGAAAATAGTAATACGCACTGTTGCTAATTACTTTCATCTGACCTATGAACAGGTTATCGGTAAGTCAAGGGTATCAAGGATTGCGACAGCGAGGCATATTGCCTGGAGTTTGCTGAGAAAGGAAGGCTATACATTTACCGAAATTAGTAAAGTATGTTCCGTTCACCATACCTCGGTAATGAATGGAATTAGAAACATTGAAGATCAGAAGCATATCAATCCTTTAATCAATCGGGCTTACTTGTCCTTAGATCGTAAAATTCAAAAGCAATCCTCTTCCTAA
- a CDS encoding DUF7352 domain-containing protein: MKAIHKFILPMKEESTIEMPYGAKIIKGENQEGFVAIWAIVELDAPNVERNFRLYKTGQKFDCGDVSKLEFIGRADIHVGMDLGMHIFELLP; encoded by the coding sequence ATGAAAGCAATACACAAATTTATCCTCCCAATGAAAGAGGAGTCCACAATAGAAATGCCTTACGGGGCAAAGATTATCAAAGGCGAGAATCAAGAAGGTTTTGTTGCTATTTGGGCAATAGTCGAATTGGATGCGCCAAACGTAGAACGCAATTTCAGACTGTACAAAACAGGTCAAAAGTTTGATTGTGGTGATGTCAGCAAATTGGAATTTATTGGTCGTGCAGATATTCATGTCGGCATGGACTTAGGTATGCACATTTTTGAGTTACTGCCATGA
- a CDS encoding head-tail connector protein — MANPILDDVKTHMNLDGIDDFDALLSRLLVGAIARAENITGRNFTNIADLETYEVMNPEIYKAVLMDVATGFDSRQDNSEGMDNEAVNASIYTYRQYSKRPIF, encoded by the coding sequence ATGGCTAATCCAATACTAGACGATGTTAAGACACACATGAACCTTGATGGTATCGATGATTTCGATGCGCTATTGTCAAGGTTATTGGTAGGAGCGATTGCACGTGCTGAAAACATCACGGGCAGGAACTTTACCAATATAGCCGATTTGGAGACGTACGAGGTAATGAATCCAGAGATATACAAGGCTGTTTTAATGGACGTAGCAACGGGATTCGATTCAAGACAGGATAACAGCGAGGGGATGGATAACGAAGCTGTAAACGCTTCAATCTACACTTATAGACAATATTCTAAAAGACCAATATTCTAA
- a CDS encoding phage head completion protein, with the protein MRFGSYDQKIQFVRFGSESDGAGGTNPVEIVELTTFAQVNQLKVRADLEQSQMQLPETYRVRMMVRSGFNPTVKNTVKWRGGYFEINTSPQVESVRLKKEWIFDIVRSNNG; encoded by the coding sequence ATGCGGTTCGGTAGTTACGATCAAAAGATTCAGTTTGTGCGGTTCGGTTCGGAATCCGATGGAGCAGGGGGTACTAATCCTGTTGAGATCGTTGAACTGACCACCTTTGCACAGGTCAATCAATTGAAGGTAAGGGCAGACCTGGAGCAATCACAGATGCAGTTGCCGGAAACATATCGTGTTAGGATGATGGTAAGGAGTGGGTTCAATCCTACTGTAAAGAATACGGTAAAATGGAGAGGTGGATATTTTGAGATTAACACATCCCCTCAAGTGGAAAGCGTAAGGCTTAAAAAGGAATGGATCTTTGATATAGTTAGGAGCAACAATGGCTAA
- a CDS encoding SEC-C metal-binding domain-containing protein codes for MEKKSIAIAAVYAGLATLMPQGKRERIVGYYNPETDKPQGRNETCKCGSGLKFKKCHGTPSRSLALPIDGKELEG; via the coding sequence ATGGAAAAGAAAAGTATAGCAATAGCAGCAGTTTACGCAGGGCTTGCCACATTAATGCCACAAGGAAAAAGAGAGCGCATTGTTGGCTACTACAACCCCGAAACCGATAAGCCACAAGGAAGAAATGAAACTTGTAAATGTGGAAGTGGATTGAAGTTTAAAAAATGTCATGGCACGCCATCTCGCTCCCTCGCCCTACCTATTGATGGAAAGGAGTTGGAAGGATGA
- a CDS encoding RNA polymerase sigma factor → MDKFKKELWELRGDLLLYANYLTKNRCNAEDLVQNTFLRAIRFKNSFEPGTNFRKWIFTILINTFRNEILTINRRKKVQNNDIIIGLYRQKYYFNGSTTKFALYDIFDSVNSLSITNQKTFKMYLSGYLYKEIADTLNISENTIKTRIRSSKFTLRKILQSYRD, encoded by the coding sequence ATGGATAAGTTTAAAAAAGAGTTATGGGAATTAAGAGGTGATCTTTTACTGTATGCTAATTATTTAACTAAAAATAGATGCAATGCTGAAGATCTTGTTCAGAATACATTTTTGAGAGCAATCAGGTTTAAGAATTCTTTTGAACCTGGGACAAATTTTAGAAAATGGATATTTACAATTTTAATCAACACATTTCGAAATGAAATTCTAACAATAAATCGAAGAAAAAAGGTTCAAAATAATGATATAATTATTGGGTTATATAGACAAAAATATTATTTTAATGGATCTACCACGAAATTTGCTTTATATGATATATTTGATTCTGTGAATAGTCTCTCAATAACTAATCAAAAAACCTTTAAAATGTATTTAAGCGGTTATCTTTATAAAGAAATTGCTGATACTTTAAATATTTCAGAGAACACTATTAAAACTAGAATTAGGTCATCAAAATTTACACTTAGGAAAATTCTTCAATCCTATAGGGATTAG